GTATcctgcttgtttctggtatgatcacgatgagtatgtgcaggaaatacagTTTTTTGCACTTTTCTGTGgggtgccattttatgagtgcagcACCCATTGAATCAGCCTGTTGAAACACATAGGCATGGTTCAAATCaatgagcagtgatacttctatacacgttATTCAGTTAGtgcatttacacaaaccaactttggtttgaaaataaaatcataaaaataatgcataaaattcacagctattggggccttaagtaacagatattattactttgtacttgaagtaatttgtatttttattatttataatgctctgctttctgcatcgagcactgtaatttcccacgaggacaccTGTACTTCCTcgtggacacacacacacacacacacacacacacacacacacacacacaatatatatatatatatatatatatataatatatatatatatatatatatatatatatatatatataatatttagaaTATAGATAGGCATACAATATGTATATGCTCTGTATGTATGCTCATTTCTTTATTCCAAttccagaaaatgaaaatgataaagcACCGAAGACAGAAATAGGAAATGAAGAAAGCTGGCCACTAGAAGTAGAACAAGGTGATAGCCATGACCAGAATCCAATGTCAGAGGAGAGAGTTGACTGCTCTGATAGTGATACTGCAACAACTGACAAAACAGAGACAGAAGCTGAGATACTGCCTAGACGAGGAAGTCGCAAGAGAAAACCAAGAACTGTGTTGAAGTTGGCCTCAGATGAAAAGGATAGCTGCGATGAGAGATTTGATAGCGGAGTTGAGGAGTACATGTATTGTCAAACTTCAAAAAGCAAAGCTGTTTGccacaaagaaaagaaaagtacAAAGTACAAAGAAAAACATGGAAGACCAGCAAAGACTGCGTTGTCACAGAGATCAGTTAGTCTCAGCGAGAAAGATGAATTGCCAATTGTCAAACGAAAGAGAGGTCGGCCAAAATTACCCGAGTCAATGAAGAGAAGAAAATACTGCAGCGGAAAGAAGCATGTCTGTGAAGTGTGTGGTAAGGGTTATCCGACTCCCAGCAGATTGAAAATCCATAACCGAGTGCATACAGGAGAGAAACCATTCCAGTGTGAACTTTGTGAAAAAAGATTTTATGACAAGAGAGGGTTGAAAGTACATAAGAGAACACACTCTACAGAAAAGAATTTCCATTGTGACATGTGTGAGAAATCATTTAAAACTCTGAGCTCCCATCAGTACCATACAAAGGTAGTCCACCTGGGTTTGAAACCGTTTAAGTGCAAGGAGTGTGGCAAGGCATTTGGATTGGCCACTAACCTTGCATATCATGTGAAAACTAATCACACAAATCAACACCAGTGCtggaaatgtttgaaattcttCCTAAAAGATGAAATTGAAGAACACAAGAAAGGCTGTGAAAAGCCACCCAGCAGGTATCCGTGCGATTTCTGCGGTAAGCTATTCAGCTCACCCAGTGACCTCACAAGACATAAGAGAACTCACACAGGTGAAAAACCTTACGTCTGTGATAAGTGTGGCAAGGCTTTTGGTCAAGGGGCCGGGCTCAGGGTACACCTTCGATTCCATGACAACGTCAGGCCCTATGCATGTGAATTCTGTCCGAAGAAGTTTTGTGCCCAGTCCAATCTTATTGAGCACAGGCGACTTCACACAGGAGAGAAACCATACCAGTGTGAGTTCTGTGGAAAGATGTTCTATGCTGCCAACAACATGAAGAAACATAAAAAGGTTCATTTTAAGAATTCCCCTGAGAGTACCAACAAAACTGTTAAGACCAAAGAGGCAGGCAGAATGAACGTAGATGGCCAAAGTCAAGTTGAGGGTCAAATGAAAGCGAAAGGAAAACGACAAACAGTGGATAAGACAAGAGGAAATACTCAACATGGAGCGGAAGACAGACAAGGAAATTACAACTCATTATCTGAAGGTGCCATCCATCAGTTTGACCCATTGAATAATGACAGCCAGTCATTAAGAATCACTAACCAATCTATGAGATATAGCGTCAGTCCAATGCCATCAAATGATGTAAACAACCATTCAGCAGCTGTCAATCATCATGGTAGCCATAGCAACCAAGGGGGTCTCTCCACAGCTCCACCTCCATCCCAACCAATCGCAAGACCTCCCGGTACTCCATCAACCAATCAAATGATGTCTTTATCCACATCTCATGGGTTCCCAGACCTATTCATACAGTAAAGTTGAAAACACTGCACCTTAATTGATTAACAGTAGATTGATGAACACTGCTTCTGACGAATCAGATGGATTTTCCTGAACACAGAATGTCTGAAAGAGCCACTCTCTTCAATGTGAATGGTGGAACGTGTCCCTTAAAAATTCCCCCAAAAGAGTAAAATTCCTCCATATTTGGCATCTGCCTGATTTAGTGGGAATCAACTACTTACTGCCTGTTACTTTATCAGCTCAGTTGGTTGTTTGCTACCTACTGCCTGATTCAATACTTACTTACATACTTACTGCTGCTAGTTTCATTAGATTTGTAGCTGACCTGATTCAGTAGTTATCACATACCACTGCTAGTTTCATTGGATTAGTAGCTAATTTGATTTCATAGTTATCACATACTTACTACTGCTAGTTACATTGGATTAGTAGGCTACTACCACTCTCTGATTTGGTTGGTATTGCATTGTTTTAGCTAAGGGGTGACtgatttgggaaccctggtaaattCTGCTGTCGCCTAacctgattgcattgatataccaggGGTAACCacagtaaaatgactggggaaccctggtaacatttacctgttTACCGCCCTCAACGAAAACACCCTATCGTTTACCTATACTGCCATTTTCATCACAGTTGGCTGTAGATTATTCGCAGTCAAGTGTCTGTCACTGTCTGCCACCACCTATCAATTCTTGGCTGATCAAACTTTGATTAGCAAGGTTTTTGTTATGGCAAGTTTTGCTTTTGCACATTATACATTGTCGGACAAAGTGTATTTTTTCGGTATTATCTGCAGAGACCAATTATTTGAAATACATGGATATACATGTACGTATCTTGATTACTTGTAATCAACTTTTCAGTTcatattgatatttatatgaAGTAGTTCATCATCAAAGGGCATCGTTGACCATTACAAGTGTTTATATCAGCTTTTCACCTAATGTAGCTTTTACCTTTTTTGTCTGATATTATTCAAAGTctgtcatcattatcatcatcattattcaCTTGTAAATAGCTGTCTGCATCTCAGTATGTACAACTCAACAGTATAGTGATTATTTTCCTGTCTCAGTCCTCATCTCAGTCCTTCAGTGTTTGTTGTGTAAGTGATTTGATTTTACTCACCCACTACTTTCCTGTATGTAGATGTTTTACATCAACAACTGTGGAAttgattgaaaattttgtttttgaaatcacCTACTTATGGGGACGTCAAATTTTATGTGCAGGTTCTGAGGGATGTTTGCACTATTTTCTACACTATGACAAACCTTCTGTATCCTTGAAAGATAATTCAAAGCTCCCATCTTAGTATTACCCAAGTTCCGTTAAAAACACTGACTGGTATGACACTGAATGTGTTAAATGTAGAACAAGTTTTATCTACATCAACTGATTATAGTCAACGTATTAGCACAGGatcattgacaatatttttgttttttctgacaaataaaaacaaagaaaatttactgaaatatatatataatatatatataaaatattgaatttgagTCAGCAGATTTAAAAAGAGCGGAGACAGAGTCACCAGAAACACTCATTCTTTTTGTCCTTTTCCTTGTTATGGTTGCCTGCTTGTCTTATGATCCATTTTATAacagacaaataaaaacatgaaGAGAAACATACCACTTAGCTTAGTATTTAATCATAATATGGCTTCTGTGTGGTAACACTGTACTACAATCTTGCCATAATTTTATCATGTCAGTGTAATGCAcatgttttcttcatttttagctGCAACTTTTAAAACTTAAAGCAACTAGCTTTCAACTGTAAGGGTCATGGCCCTTTGGCCTGTTTCTTCCTTGTTGTCCAAATTTCCAATCAAAGGAGTTAGTTGTCCAAATTTCCAATCAAAGGAGTGATATTATGGAACAGAGAGTAACTCTACATCTCTAGTAGGGAAATCAAAAATGAGTAAAACAGTTAATAGTTTCAaagtgcattgtgggtaaaccGTCCCAGGTCCATAGAGAACTTCAATTGTGAtaaaagcacacccagcgacggaaTACcaagagattttgaccagttcacgacatatatgcacgagcgatagcaagtgcatactggtcaaaaacggatttttgctcaagctaaGAGCTCGCgcatatgccagccgtggtatatcgccaatataccatggttctttttgcgtctcgaccaatcagatcgctgcatttgcgccatcaatatactggtatgatataatagtatTCAATTATGCAAAGTGCATGCTATATTGATAAGATTTGTTGCAGTATGCAATATCAGATGGTAGTGACTTATTATCTGTGGAGAATGTTTGCATACCTCTGATCTCAATAGCactgatcgcgatttcaggtttgtcaCTAACTCTAGCTATACGCCTGCGACATTGGACACTTACTGCTTAAACTTCAGACAAATGttgttgcatgcatggctgttgtCGCAGTTTGTAGTCTGAACCCGAAATTAGTGTGATTTTTGCatccattgtaacactagcaggttttactTTCATTGTCCTTGCATAAATATGAACAAATATTCAtctttgcatattaatgaaagaaaaatgacagcAGCGTTTAGAGTTAAGTGCACTGTTCACCAGAATTTTGCAAAGAATATTTACCTTGAATACTGAgtcaaaagtgtttgcattgAAGGTTTCCTCAATGGTGATTTTTCAGGTACCACAGTACAGGTGATAATTTGCCATAATTgattcatttcaagaggcccataGGAAGGCTTAActgaaaattcaaatattttacattattttccatttgtttgtttgattttctcaTGTAACTTGCCCAAATTAACCATTAACTTTTCAAATTAGTTTGAGTAAACtttatgaataaaatttcatctgatatacatatttttattcTAACGTTTGTCACAAGGACAATACAGCTCACAATAATGGTTGTTGTTGATGAGTATTATATAGTCAAATAATATATCCTAGTGCTTCTTTGAAATAAGGTAGTTTCTTTTGATCTTTGAAGTTGGCTGGTATCATATAATCTTCTCTGTAGAATTAACTTTAATGTAGACTTGTCATTACTATCACAATTTTATACCACATTCGACaagaaatctctctctctctctctctctctctctctctctctctctctctctctctcacgcacgcacacacacacacacacacacacgcacacacacacacacaggcatATCAACCTGTGGAGGCGCCCTCTCGAGATCAGTGCCTCAACTATCCAATCTGTTTTGCATGAATGATATCATCAAATCACTTTGGAAGAGTTGATGAGCACATTACGCCAATATCGTTTACAATATCGATATTTAGATGACTACGGTTGAAAAGCATATGAAATACATCCTACGTGCGTTCGGCTATTGAGTTTCTCCATCTGTCGTTATCGGGTTTACTCAGGTACACTTAATTCTACGGAGGGTAGTTGTACCATTTTCCGTAAATACATGAAGGCGGTAACAACAGGAACTCCAATTAACTTCACTCCTAAACCCTGGTGGCGTCGCTGTCGGGGGAAATGGGTATCCATGCGTGTTCCTAAAATCACGGGGAAGGGTGTGTTTTTTTAATTCCCTATCACGGGTcagtgaaatcgagaaaaaggggtacttttccaAAACCTGGCCTAATAAAGGTTTGAAATTGTGCGTGCAAGTTCCCTTTGTGTTTAAGTGTAGTGCAGGTGTGCATCCTCTCCCGCATATCAGGCGTTTGGCTTTCGTGCAGGTGTTACGCTGAACATGTAAATTAGCCCCTCCCTTTATACAGCCGAGTGTGAATTTAGGCAGTTCAGATCACCTCAGTAAATTTGGATGTTTAGACTCTCGAAACACTGTGTTCGGTGTCAAGATTTCCGTCCTTTGCCGTTTGAACATGTACA
This genomic window from Ptychodera flava strain L36383 chromosome 10, AS_Pfla_20210202, whole genome shotgun sequence contains:
- the LOC139142779 gene encoding zinc finger protein 253-like, with translation MDSCPCCQNAASMKGRHRLVLDTCKHFICVSCLIQSPDECQICIKENENDKAPKTEIGNEESWPLEVEQGDSHDQNPMSEERVDCSDSDTATTDKTETEAEILPRRGSRKRKPRTVLKLASDEKDSCDERFDSGVEEYMYCQTSKSKAVCHKEKKSTKYKEKHGRPAKTALSQRSVSLSEKDELPIVKRKRGRPKLPESMKRRKYCSGKKHVCEVCGKGYPTPSRLKIHNRVHTGEKPFQCELCEKRFYDKRGLKVHKRTHSTEKNFHCDMCEKSFKTLSSHQYHTKVVHLGLKPFKCKECGKAFGLATNLAYHVKTNHTNQHQCWKCLKFFLKDEIEEHKKGCEKPPSRYPCDFCGKLFSSPSDLTRHKRTHTGEKPYVCDKCGKAFGQGAGLRVHLRFHDNVRPYACEFCPKKFCAQSNLIEHRRLHTGEKPYQCEFCGKMFYAANNMKKHKKVHFKNSPESTNKTVKTKEAGRMNVDGQSQVEGQMKAKGKRQTVDKTRGNTQHGAEDRQGNYNSLSEGAIHQFDPLNNDSQSLRITNQSMRYSVSPMPSNDVNNHSAAVNHHGSHSNQGGLSTAPPPSQPIARPPGTPSTNQMMSLSTSHGFPDLFIQ